In Ilumatobacter fluminis, the following proteins share a genomic window:
- a CDS encoding NAD+ synthase, whose translation MTVLRVALAQLNPTVGDLDGNLKKLMEAYDQADEAGCDLVASPELSITGYPPEDLVLKPGFVADNRAALESFAAHTKECTAIVGFVDSDRDLYNAIAVCVRGEIVGTYRKRMLPNYSVFDEQRYFTPGTENDPLELYEIGGVKVGVTVCEDIWSPFGPLATQAAGGAELSVNINGSPYHWEKDTGRERMVATRAQDAHTPIVYVNQVGGQDELVFDGGSFVVDGEGQLIARAPQFVEDVMIVDVSIPPVYRSRLLDPRGKATDTPLPVVHVSAEPRTRDLVVESPIADELDPHRELYDALVLGTRDYLRKNGFTDVVIGLSGGIDSTIVACVAADALGPEHVHGVSMPSRYSSDHSKSDAELLAENLGIDYRTISIEPAFQAYLDMLAPSFEGREPGLTYENIQSRCRGQILMALSNEMGWMVLTTGNKSELAVGYFTIYGDSVGGYAVIKDVLKLDVYELCRYVNRAAGRDVIPPDVITKPPSAELRPDQRDDQSLPPYEVLDPILELYVEHDRTAQEIIELGHDEALVRRITRLVDIAEYKRRQSPPGVRVSPKAFGKDRRMPITHGYRG comes from the coding sequence ATGACGGTGTTGCGTGTCGCGCTCGCTCAGCTCAACCCGACGGTCGGTGATCTCGACGGCAACCTGAAGAAGCTGATGGAGGCCTACGACCAGGCGGACGAGGCCGGGTGTGACCTCGTCGCCTCCCCCGAGCTGTCGATCACCGGGTACCCGCCCGAAGACCTCGTGCTGAAGCCGGGCTTCGTGGCCGACAACCGGGCGGCGCTCGAGTCGTTCGCCGCCCACACGAAGGAGTGCACGGCGATCGTCGGCTTCGTCGACAGCGACCGCGATCTCTACAACGCCATCGCCGTGTGCGTTCGAGGGGAGATCGTCGGCACGTACCGCAAGCGGATGCTGCCGAACTATTCGGTCTTCGACGAGCAGCGCTACTTCACCCCCGGCACCGAGAACGATCCACTGGAGTTGTACGAGATCGGCGGGGTCAAGGTCGGCGTCACCGTGTGTGAGGACATCTGGTCGCCGTTCGGGCCACTCGCCACGCAGGCCGCCGGCGGCGCCGAGCTGAGCGTCAACATCAACGGCTCGCCCTACCACTGGGAGAAGGACACCGGCCGCGAGCGGATGGTGGCGACACGGGCCCAGGACGCGCACACCCCGATCGTCTACGTGAACCAGGTCGGGGGGCAGGACGAGTTGGTGTTCGACGGTGGCTCGTTCGTCGTCGACGGTGAGGGTCAGTTGATCGCCCGTGCGCCACAGTTCGTCGAGGACGTGATGATCGTCGACGTCTCGATCCCACCCGTCTACCGGTCTCGGCTGCTCGACCCGCGTGGCAAGGCGACCGACACCCCCCTTCCCGTTGTTCACGTGTCTGCGGAGCCGCGTACGCGCGACCTCGTCGTCGAATCGCCGATCGCCGACGAACTCGACCCGCATCGCGAGCTGTACGACGCGCTCGTGCTCGGCACGCGCGACTACCTCCGCAAGAACGGCTTCACCGACGTCGTGATCGGCCTCTCGGGCGGCATCGACTCGACGATCGTGGCGTGCGTCGCCGCCGACGCACTCGGCCCCGAACACGTCCACGGCGTGTCGATGCCGTCGCGCTACTCGTCCGATCACTCCAAGAGCGACGCCGAACTGCTCGCCGAGAACCTCGGCATCGACTACCGGACGATCTCGATCGAGCCGGCGTTCCAGGCGTACCTCGACATGCTCGCCCCGTCGTTCGAAGGCCGCGAACCGGGCCTCACCTACGAGAACATCCAGTCGCGCTGTCGCGGGCAGATCCTGATGGCACTGTCGAACGAGATGGGTTGGATGGTGCTCACGACCGGCAACAAGAGCGAGCTCGCCGTCGGCTACTTCACGATCTACGGCGACTCGGTGGGCGGCTACGCCGTCATCAAGGACGTCCTCAAGCTCGACGTGTACGAGTTGTGTCGCTACGTGAACCGTGCGGCTGGCCGAGACGTGATCCCGCCCGACGTCATCACCAAACCGCCGTCGGCCGAACTACGACCCGACCAGCGCGACGACCAGTCACTGCCCCCGTACGAGGTGCTCGACCCGATCCTCGAGCTGTACGTCGAACACGACCGAACTGCCCAGGAGATCATCGAGCTCGGTCACGACGAAGCGCTCGTGCGCCGAATCACGCGGCTGGTCGACATCGCCGAGTACAAGCGACGCCAGTCGCCCCCAGGCGTGCGCGTGAGCCCGAAGGCGTTCGGCAAGGACCGCCGCATGCCCATCACGCACGGCTACCGCGGCTGA
- a CDS encoding ferritin-like domain-containing protein — protein sequence MASTDEKVTKDLIETLEDGKVGFGKAADKLETDGRTDIAQQFRGYADQRASFAQELRDLAAQYGDQIDEDSSLLGALHRGWMSIKDAVSGNDPQGVLDAAEQGDDHAKAEYRDALKADISAHLRTVVERQATQVELVHDEVKELRDRAA from the coding sequence ATGGCAAGCACCGACGAGAAGGTCACCAAGGACCTCATCGAGACCCTCGAGGACGGCAAGGTCGGGTTCGGCAAGGCCGCCGACAAGCTCGAAACCGACGGACGCACCGACATCGCCCAGCAGTTCCGCGGCTACGCCGACCAGCGGGCGTCGTTCGCCCAGGAGCTGCGTGACCTCGCGGCCCAGTACGGCGATCAGATCGACGAGGACAGCTCGTTGTTGGGTGCGTTGCACCGTGGCTGGATGTCGATCAAGGACGCCGTCTCCGGCAACGACCCGCAAGGCGTGCTCGACGCCGCCGAGCAGGGCGATGATCACGCCAAGGCCGAGTACCGCGACGCGCTGAAGGCCGACATCTCCGCCCATCTCCGCACCGTGGTCGAGCGCCAGGCCACCCAGGTCGAGCTCGTCCACGACGAGGTCAAGGAGCTGCGCGACCGCGCCGCCTGA
- a CDS encoding ELWxxDGT repeat protein: MALLGVAGPIPGRAAALDESAVPQLVGDLDQSGVGSRPEHFVGLGDRVVFMARTEAHGAELWSHDISTGEVTLVRDIRPGRIGSTPRDLTEFEGFVYFSADDGVHGNELWRTDGTRAGTELVGDVGPGASGSDPRNFMEYDGDLYFAAYEAATGEELWRTDGSTFELAADLNPGSALSSPVPLAVLDVGDGLEALYLRARTASRGVELIRYDTKYGVTEFDLVPGSADSWPERHAVLDDSFFVAADERLWRLTGADATVLAPVDMGLADRVMEIASAGDRLFVRTFDSPASDLLVFDEPTGSPTTLIENAFIAHLTSLGSQLVFTLDDGDGNEPWRSTGTSEGTSQIADLLPGPASSHPSEFVADPDSGIAVFTATTDDGVRELWRTDGTADGTETISSGGASPFGITLVASKTWAFAGTDVERGLEPWITRSTKTSTGPMGDVVTATESSNPRGFARLGNGVVFEADDGSSSFIWTAPTHASAPERIEGTGDQAYDHAVSLGDRVVFRSYDDINGSEPWVTDGTASGTVLIGNIGPGAAHADIEEIVVARGLAFLIVPDAGVWVTGGTPGDLRRVFSGQVGRWTTTRYGLVFGGRTPEHGDEPYVSDGTRAGTRRLADLAAGASSSNPSDFVEYGDFVFFLADGRLWRTANVAGDLIEVPVPGGTDAEIDALGAGNELLLWQSFDDATPSRLLASDEPMPDFAVVDLGDVPVDSARLSLAEPVAGGTVVPVALDGDRHISALIRVAGVSSTVVFSVDADAYIEEREYLLHADSVYFVTVDDGDHYRSRLIRTDGSVGGTYVVDVSEDFNYSNEIAELRIAGNHAYYRKSTGDFGYEPFRIDVGAGVPSAPRSVSAVAGQRAATVSWTAPVDDGGQPIVSYTVTASPGGATCTTSSTVCTVSGLTGGTSYTFTVRADNGRSVSPSSAASNAVVPTAPEQPEVPGFTPLSPARLLESRSGVGNVTVDGRFEGIGRVGAGSVTELVVAGRGGVPVGASAVSLNVTAVRPSAAGHLTVFPCGGAVPTASNVNYSAGVVVPNAVLSRVGAGGKVCVFSLAETDLIVDVNGAFESGFASLSPARLLESRSGVGNVTVDGRFEGIGRVGAGSVTELVVAGRGGVPVGASAVSLNVTAVRPSAAGHLTVFPCGGAVPTASNVNYSAGVVVPNAVLSRVGAGGKVCVFSLAETDLIVDVNGAFESGFASLSPARLLESRSGVGNVTVDGRFEGIGRVGAGSVTELVVAGRGGVPVGASAVSLNVTAVRPSAAGHLTVFPCGGAVPTASNVNYSAGVVVPNAVLSRVGAGGKVCVFSLAETDLIVDVNGAFD, encoded by the coding sequence GTGGCGCTCCTCGGAGTCGCCGGCCCGATCCCGGGTCGGGCAGCAGCGCTCGACGAATCGGCGGTGCCCCAACTCGTCGGCGATCTCGACCAGAGCGGCGTCGGGAGCAGGCCCGAGCACTTCGTCGGCCTCGGCGACCGGGTCGTCTTCATGGCGCGCACGGAGGCGCACGGCGCAGAGTTGTGGTCGCACGACATCTCGACCGGCGAGGTGACGCTGGTGCGGGACATCCGACCTGGGCGAATCGGGTCGACCCCGCGTGACCTCACGGAGTTCGAGGGCTTCGTGTACTTCAGCGCCGACGACGGGGTTCACGGCAACGAGCTGTGGCGAACCGATGGCACGCGAGCGGGTACCGAGTTGGTCGGTGACGTCGGACCGGGTGCGAGCGGTTCGGACCCGCGCAACTTCATGGAGTACGACGGAGATCTCTACTTCGCCGCATACGAGGCGGCGACGGGAGAGGAGCTCTGGCGCACCGACGGTTCGACGTTCGAGTTGGCTGCGGACCTGAATCCGGGATCGGCGCTGAGCAGCCCGGTGCCGCTCGCCGTTCTGGATGTCGGGGACGGCCTGGAGGCCCTCTATCTGCGTGCCCGGACAGCGTCGCGCGGCGTCGAACTGATCCGATACGACACCAAGTACGGCGTGACCGAATTCGACCTGGTGCCTGGATCGGCCGACAGCTGGCCGGAGCGACACGCCGTGCTGGACGACTCCTTCTTCGTCGCCGCGGACGAGCGACTCTGGCGACTCACGGGTGCCGATGCGACGGTGCTCGCGCCGGTCGACATGGGGCTCGCCGACCGGGTGATGGAGATCGCATCGGCCGGGGACCGGCTCTTCGTGCGGACGTTCGACTCCCCGGCCAGCGACCTGCTCGTGTTCGACGAACCGACCGGATCACCGACCACCTTGATCGAGAACGCCTTCATCGCTCACCTCACGTCGCTCGGCTCGCAGCTCGTCTTCACGCTCGACGACGGCGACGGCAACGAGCCGTGGCGTTCGACCGGCACGAGCGAGGGGACCTCCCAGATCGCCGATCTGCTGCCCGGCCCCGCGAGTTCCCATCCCTCCGAGTTCGTTGCCGACCCCGATTCGGGGATCGCCGTGTTCACGGCCACGACCGACGACGGTGTGCGCGAGCTCTGGCGGACCGACGGCACGGCGGACGGTACCGAGACGATCTCGAGCGGTGGGGCGAGCCCGTTCGGCATCACGCTGGTGGCGTCGAAGACCTGGGCCTTCGCCGGCACAGACGTCGAACGCGGGCTCGAGCCATGGATCACCCGTAGCACGAAAACCTCGACGGGGCCGATGGGCGATGTCGTCACTGCGACGGAAAGCTCCAACCCGCGCGGCTTCGCTCGCCTCGGCAACGGTGTCGTCTTCGAGGCCGATGATGGGTCTTCGTCCTTCATCTGGACCGCTCCCACGCATGCGTCCGCCCCGGAACGAATCGAGGGCACCGGTGATCAGGCCTACGATCACGCCGTCTCGCTCGGGGATCGGGTCGTGTTCCGGTCCTACGACGACATCAACGGTTCGGAGCCCTGGGTGACGGACGGCACCGCATCGGGGACCGTTCTCATCGGCAACATCGGACCAGGCGCGGCTCACGCCGATATCGAAGAGATCGTCGTGGCCCGAGGCCTTGCGTTCCTGATCGTCCCGGACGCGGGCGTGTGGGTCACCGGTGGAACGCCTGGCGACCTGCGACGTGTGTTCTCGGGACAGGTCGGAAGGTGGACGACCACTCGCTACGGCCTCGTCTTCGGGGGTCGGACACCCGAGCACGGCGACGAGCCGTATGTCAGCGACGGCACGCGAGCGGGTACCCGTCGGCTGGCGGATCTCGCAGCCGGAGCGTCGTCGTCGAACCCCTCCGACTTCGTCGAATACGGCGACTTCGTGTTCTTCCTCGCAGACGGTCGCTTGTGGCGGACCGCCAACGTTGCGGGCGACCTGATCGAGGTGCCGGTACCGGGTGGCACCGACGCAGAGATCGATGCGCTCGGCGCCGGGAACGAGCTGCTGCTGTGGCAGAGCTTCGACGACGCAACGCCGTCGAGGTTGCTCGCCAGCGACGAACCGATGCCGGACTTCGCGGTCGTCGATCTCGGCGACGTGCCGGTCGATTCGGCCCGGCTGTCGCTGGCCGAGCCCGTCGCCGGCGGAACCGTGGTACCGGTGGCACTCGACGGTGACCGACACATCTCCGCGCTGATCCGGGTCGCCGGTGTGTCGTCGACGGTCGTGTTCAGCGTCGACGCCGACGCGTACATCGAAGAGCGCGAGTACCTCCTCCATGCCGACTCCGTCTACTTCGTGACCGTGGACGACGGCGACCACTACCGGAGCCGTCTGATCCGGACCGACGGTTCCGTCGGGGGCACGTACGTCGTCGATGTCAGCGAGGACTTCAACTACTCCAACGAGATCGCCGAGCTGCGCATCGCCGGGAACCATGCGTACTACAGGAAGAGCACCGGTGACTTCGGCTACGAACCGTTCCGGATCGACGTCGGCGCCGGCGTGCCGAGCGCGCCTCGTTCGGTCTCGGCGGTCGCCGGCCAACGCGCTGCGACGGTGTCGTGGACGGCGCCGGTCGACGACGGTGGGCAGCCGATCGTGTCGTACACGGTGACCGCATCACCGGGTGGAGCGACGTGCACGACGTCGTCGACGGTGTGCACGGTCAGCGGCCTGACCGGAGGGACGTCGTACACCTTCACCGTCCGCGCCGACAACGGGCGCTCCGTCTCGCCGTCGTCGGCGGCGTCGAACGCCGTCGTTCCGACCGCCCCCGAGCAGCCCGAGGTCCCCGGCTTCACCCCGTTGTCGCCGGCTCGGTTGTTGGAGTCGCGGTCGGGTGTGGGGAATGTGACGGTGGATGGTCGGTTCGAGGGGATCGGTCGTGTTGGTGCTGGTTCGGTGACGGAGTTGGTGGTTGCTGGTCGTGGTGGTGTGCCGGTGGGTGCGTCGGCGGTGTCGTTGAACGTGACGGCGGTTCGTCCGTCGGCGGCTGGGCATCTGACGGTGTTTCCGTGTGGTGGTGCGGTGCCGACGGCGTCGAATGTGAATTATTCGGCTGGTGTGGTGGTGCCGAATGCGGTGTTGAGTCGGGTGGGTGCCGGTGGAAAGGTGTGTGTGTTCTCGTTGGCGGAGACGGATCTGATCGTCGACGTCAACGGGGCCTTCGAGTCGGGGTTCGCGTCGTTGTCGCCGGCTCGGTTGTTGGAGTCGCGGTCGGGTGTGGGGAATGTGACGGTGGATGGTCGGTTCGAGGGGATCGGTCGTGTTGGTGCTGGTTCGGTGACGGAGTTGGTGGTTGCTGGTCGTGGTGGTGTGCCGGTGGGTGCGTCGGCGGTGTCGTTGAACGTGACGGCGGTTCGTCCGTCGGCGGCTGGGCATCTGACGGTGTTTCCGTGTGGTGGTGCGGTGCCGACGGCGTCGAATGTGAATTATTCGGCTGGTGTGGTGGTGCCGAATGCGGTGTTGAGTCGGGTGGGTGCCGGTGGAAAGGTGTGTGTGTTCTCGTTGGCGGAGACGGATCTGATCGTCGACGTCAACGGGGCCTTCGAGTCGGGGTTCGCGTCGTTGTCGCCGGCTCGGTTGTTGGAGTCGCGGTCGGGTGTGGGGAATGTGACGGTGGATGGTCGGTTCGAGGGGATCGGTCGTGTTGGTGCTGGTTCGGTGACGGAGTTGGTGGTTGCTGGTCGTGGTGGTGTGCC
- a CDS encoding ArsR/SmtB family transcription factor yields MFLVDEIEACCVLTTPLDEDEADRLAHQLKALADPVRLRIVSMVATSNTGDVCACDFPSILDRSQPTISHHLRQLVTAGILEREQRGKWAWFSLVPGALDGIRAALGEGADRSPADA; encoded by the coding sequence ATGTTTCTCGTGGACGAGATCGAAGCCTGCTGTGTCCTGACGACACCACTCGACGAGGACGAGGCCGATCGACTGGCGCATCAGCTCAAGGCCCTCGCCGACCCGGTCCGCCTGCGCATCGTGTCGATGGTCGCCACCTCGAACACCGGCGATGTGTGCGCCTGCGACTTCCCCTCGATCCTCGACCGTTCACAACCGACGATCAGTCACCACCTCCGCCAGCTCGTGACGGCCGGGATTCTCGAACGCGAGCAGCGCGGCAAGTGGGCGTGGTTCTCCCTCGTCCCGGGCGCCCTCGACGGCATCCGGGCTGCGCTCGGCGAAGGCGCCGACCGCTCCCCCGCCGACGCCTGA
- a CDS encoding ArsI/CadI family heavy metal resistance metalloenzyme, with product MRLQLALNVPDLDQAIEFYSAMFSARPAKVKPGYANWEVAEPPLKLVVFERPDEAPGSINHLGVETASSDEVVAAEARLAEAGLATTGIDDTICCFAEKVETWVTDPWGGRWEWYVKQADHDDQLENLVVAHADTPGSSGGSGGGSSSDVSGCCA from the coding sequence ATGCGTCTCCAGCTCGCCCTGAACGTCCCCGATCTCGATCAGGCGATCGAGTTCTACTCGGCCATGTTCTCCGCCCGGCCTGCCAAGGTGAAGCCGGGCTACGCCAACTGGGAGGTCGCCGAGCCGCCGCTCAAGCTCGTCGTGTTCGAGCGCCCCGACGAGGCGCCCGGGTCGATCAACCACCTCGGTGTCGAGACCGCCTCGTCCGACGAGGTGGTCGCCGCCGAGGCCCGCCTCGCGGAGGCCGGACTCGCCACGACCGGCATCGACGACACGATCTGCTGCTTCGCCGAGAAGGTGGAGACCTGGGTCACCGACCCGTGGGGTGGTCGTTGGGAGTGGTACGTCAAGCAGGCCGACCACGACGATCAGCTCGAGAACCTCGTCGTCGCCCACGCGGACACCCCCGGATCGAGTGGCGGTTCGGGTGGTGGTTCGAGCAGCGACGTCAGCGGCTGTTGCGCCTGA
- a CDS encoding NUDIX hydrolase: MSESGPIEYGDELRATWASRLDSHERTTVELDGRKHAAVAIVLVDSDAELHDGDPVFAEGPDPDWDPTGTVPGDTTGLDGRMEGVAGGAAFLLCRRTSRLNKHAGQWALPGGRLDPGETALDAALREVDEEIGLRLGSDSVVGWLDDYPTRSGYVISPVVLWGGADPDLRPSPDEVLALYRIGVHALRDGEPRQVAIPESDRPVIQLPLGSDLIHAPTGAVLYQFRQVAVLDRPNTRVDHLEQPVFAWG; encoded by the coding sequence GTGAGTGAATCCGGGCCGATCGAGTACGGAGACGAATTGCGCGCCACATGGGCGTCACGACTCGACTCCCACGAACGCACCACGGTCGAGCTCGACGGTCGCAAGCACGCCGCCGTCGCGATCGTGCTCGTCGACTCCGACGCCGAACTCCACGACGGCGACCCCGTGTTCGCCGAGGGCCCCGATCCCGACTGGGATCCGACCGGCACCGTCCCCGGCGACACGACCGGGCTCGACGGACGGATGGAGGGCGTCGCCGGCGGTGCCGCCTTTCTCCTGTGCCGGCGGACGTCACGCCTGAACAAGCACGCCGGCCAGTGGGCGCTACCCGGCGGCCGCCTCGACCCGGGCGAGACCGCTCTCGACGCGGCGTTGCGCGAGGTCGACGAGGAGATCGGGCTGCGACTCGGCTCTGACAGCGTCGTCGGCTGGCTCGACGACTACCCGACCCGGTCGGGCTACGTCATCAGTCCGGTCGTCCTGTGGGGCGGAGCCGACCCCGACCTGCGGCCATCCCCCGACGAGGTGCTCGCCCTGTATCGGATCGGCGTCCACGCCCTCCGAGACGGCGAACCCCGGCAGGTCGCCATCCCCGAGAGCGACCGCCCGGTCATCCAGCTCCCGCTCGGCAGCGATCTGATTCATGCCCCCACGGGTGCCGTGCTCTACCAGTTCCGCCAGGTCGCCGTGCTCGACCGACCCAACACCCGGGTCGACCACCTCGAACAACCCGTCTTCGCCTGGGGCTGA